A window from Ignavibacteriota bacterium encodes these proteins:
- the rnc gene encoding ribonuclease III, whose amino-acid sequence MFKRFFNLFRKQNLTISDDFDKIKKEKILAKIENLTGLKPSKEEYFLKAFTHRSFLELARDNIKSNERLEFLGDSILGKITAEFLFHNFPDADEGLLTKTRSQIVNKNSLEIIGFNLNLQDLIFLNNKYLSVEKKKMGNVVADCLEAIIAAIYLEFGEKIAMKFVEDFIIMPQISSGVIKDDKNYKGQLLEYFHANKLSQPVYKVIEQTGPQHNKTYKIRVDVNENIYGIGSGPNKKTAEQEAAKEALLLIKKNKILKES is encoded by the coding sequence ATGTTTAAAAGATTCTTCAACCTTTTTAGAAAACAAAATCTTACGATATCAGATGATTTTGATAAAATTAAAAAGGAAAAAATTTTAGCTAAAATTGAAAATCTTACTGGTTTAAAACCATCTAAAGAAGAGTATTTTTTAAAAGCATTCACACATCGCTCATTTCTCGAATTAGCTCGAGATAATATTAAATCAAATGAGAGACTTGAGTTTTTAGGTGATTCCATTCTTGGTAAAATTACAGCTGAATTTCTATTTCATAATTTTCCTGATGCCGATGAAGGATTACTAACAAAAACTCGCTCCCAAATTGTAAATAAAAATTCTTTAGAAATTATTGGGTTCAATCTTAATCTGCAAGATTTAATTTTTCTCAATAATAAATATCTTTCAGTTGAAAAAAAGAAAATGGGTAATGTTGTTGCAGATTGTCTGGAAGCAATTATTGCTGCAATTTATTTGGAGTTTGGTGAAAAGATAGCAATGAAATTTGTTGAAGATTTTATTATTATGCCTCAGATTTCAAGCGGTGTAATTAAAGATGATAAAAATTATAAAGGTCAATTGTTAGAATATTTTCATGCAAACAAACTTAGCCAACCGGTTTATAAAGTTATTGAGCAAACCGGTCCTCAACATAATAAAACTTATAAAATTAGAGTTGATGTAAACGAAAATATTTATGGAATTGGCAGCGGTCCCAATAAAAAAACCGCAGAACAAGAAGCTGCAAAAGAAGCACTTTTACTAATAAAGAAAAATAAAATATTAAAAGAATCATAA